Proteins from a genomic interval of Pseudomonadota bacterium:
- a CDS encoding hemerythrin domain-containing protein codes for MTATFFFVAPSQTILSASAQSPRTRMSAAAAPFMRPMMAAMSASSEGAARTWAESINQRHIMLNVRLRTRRCTTHLPPLSRACSPSHGRAVSQGSSGGYDPRGRPSPISRRCPRMNANAKSLDALVLLRRDHRQIEALFKRCEKLMHGEQPALELPVVVRETIDLLAVHGAVEEQLFYPAMRQALGDRAAHVQQSLEEHRVARGLMADLRDLPLADARFNARLTVLMELVRHHMREEESTLFPSCRGVCGRRLMRDIGGAMTDLRVRLERAQAEVNQEMAAPVTKEGSSR; via the coding sequence GCGGCACCGTTCATGCGGCCCATGATGGCGGCGATGTCGGCTTCATCGGAAGGCGCGGCGCGCACCTGGGCCGAGAGCATCAACCAGAGACACATCATGCTGAATGTCAGGCTTCGCACACGAAGATGTACGACGCATCTCCCCCCGCTTTCCCGCGCGTGCTCGCCCAGCCACGGGCGCGCGGTTTCGCAGGGCTCGTCGGGCGGGTACGACCCCAGGGGGAGACCTTCCCCCATCTCTCGGAGGTGCCCTCGCATGAATGCCAATGCCAAGAGCCTCGACGCCCTTGTGCTCCTGCGCCGTGATCACCGGCAGATCGAGGCGCTGTTCAAGCGCTGCGAGAAGCTCATGCACGGGGAGCAGCCCGCACTCGAGCTTCCCGTTGTGGTGCGTGAGACCATCGACCTGCTCGCTGTGCACGGCGCGGTCGAGGAGCAGCTGTTCTATCCGGCCATGCGCCAGGCGCTGGGAGATCGGGCGGCGCATGTGCAGCAGTCGCTCGAAGAGCACCGTGTCGCGCGTGGACTGATGGCTGATCTGCGCGACCTGCCCCTGGCTGATGCGCGCTTCAATGCGCGTCTCACGGTGCTCATGGAGCTGGTGCGCCACCACATGCGTGAGGAGGAGAGCACGCTCTTCCCGAGCTGTCGAGGGGTCTGCGGCCGACGGCTGATGCGCGACATCGGGGGCGCCATGACCGACCTGCGCGTGCGGCTGGAGCGGGCTCAGGCTGAGGTGAACCAAGAGATGGCGGCCCCTGTGACGAAGGAGGGAAGCAGCCGCTGA